Genomic segment of Bemisia tabaci chromosome 9, PGI_BMITA_v3:
caataaaatagtgaaaaatacTTTGGAACTTCAATTACGGATTATCTCAGGTCTGTGGGATGGTGAACCTCCTCCAGAAAGTTGTTACAGAATaatgtatttttggagaaagtttGACACATTCCTTATCTAATCTTATAGGTATGCATAACTTCAACTTTataggtatttaaaaaaaaatcctaaaatcacttccttttctcctcttttccttccttttgAAGATTGATGCCCAAAGGAGACTGCCTGCATTACTGACCCGATAAAACCGGGTACGGTTCCAAGATTGCAGCCTCCTTTACCTTCACATTAGGCAACGCGTAGGTACAGCGAaacaaaaattgtttctttgATTTAATAAAATTAGCAGTTTATCATTTAGTCAAAGCACTTTAGCATTGcagaaattttacaatatttattatttttaaatctatgaaaTCTAGGCAGCAGATAAGATCTTTTTAAATAATGCTGCATCCTCAGTCCAACAGTTCATGGAACGTTTTTGAAGGCAGCCGACCAAACTTGGAAAATCCTTCTTCATAAATCGTCACTCCTCCTATATGAGAGCACGACTAAATTTTGACTTGAATCCTAATGACCATATATAACTCCATGCATTCCAGGACTCGCAAGGGAATTAGGATACATCCTAACATCAGAGGAGAGACAAAATGAGAGTCAATGcgcaaaactcaaaataacTTACTTCTTTCTGCGGTGTTCTCAATGGCAGAGTGAGAGCATCACAATTGAAATATTCCAAATAAGTTCTGCTATTTGGAACTCTAGAGATTTTTGTCTCTTTAAGGGAGACACGCGGATCCTGtctgaggaaaaaaagaatttcctCTTGGATTGAACCCTCCATGGAACAAAAGCAACAAGAGCAAAAAGCTCTCTCCAGACTGCACATGATGATgttccaaatttcagtttccAGCGGTTGGGAAATCGATCGCTTCAACGCTCCTGATTCTGGGTTgttcctgaaacaaaaattaaaaaattaattcaatgcAAACATTGCCTATTTTTCTCTGATAGCTACAACTACCAAGCTGGCCGATTgatgcaatttttgacaaatgTTTCAGTACCAATGCTCAATAGAAATAAAATGGATCCTCGCCGTAGTGAATTACCTAcgtttattttcattaatttttaaaatttgaggtgggtaAAATTTTTTCTGCGAGTATGCTTTGAGAGGGAACTTCATTTCTTCCATCATAAGAATTTGTCTTCCTTTTCCTTCCAAGTATAGCATCTGTAACTACATTGGGGTTTGCGGGGTTGAGAGGTACGTACCTAGATTGATTCAAAATTAGTAcctgatggccaaagtgcgaaaccgcatACCTACCTCCActtacgacgtcgcaaacttcctgtcattcttttaCTTTGGAAAACTACTTGacttaatttattgaaaacttccttgatttttcttctctgttaccTAGCTGAATATCTAGtacaaatttcaagctaaaggtatagttgacttgtttctccatgaaaaaataaaattggagctgagattttgaagcaccgcaatggagatacgtcttttcgcactttggccatcgctCTATGAAAGTAAAAAGCAGCGACTGGCAAAACCAGTCCCAAAAACTTAATTAGTAATAATaatgaagaaattttgagagaaaatattgaaaggtAGGTAGGTATAGGTACAGCTTTTCGACAAATCAGTGGTACCTCAAAAAGCTGCAGTTTCTGCACACAGAAAGCATACCAAGCGACAGACATACATTTTCCCAAGTAGCAAAGTCCagcaaaaatattgacaaaataattctggattttttctaaaatgaaatatttgtgCACCATTTGGTGAATAAATGACGATTTTaaaggttaaaaaaatgagttccATGTGATAGACAGGTACCTAGataattttcaatgcaaaaaaattacgaaataaaTGCAATAGAACTGAAAGGTACCGTCAGTTGGTCTAACATGAGCCTCGGGGGTAACATGAGCCGTTGCCgtttggggatttttttttctcttgcctGTGGCAGCACAGTCGCGAAAGTAAACAACGAAAACAACAACATGATGTGATAGTGGCGTGTCTTGGCGGAATTTCAATGGTATAGAGACACATTTTTCCATCGAtaagaaatttttataaattatttagtttttagaattttttgcccCTTTTTCTACCTCTGAAACTAACCTCCTTGAAAAGTGACTATCGATAATCACAGAATAATTTCGCCGGTCGCCGAACCTCACAAATACCTCCaactttcatgcccatgcattggattttgaacattttagtttttgaccgatttttttttggaaaaaccaaaattttggaatgttgGAGGTAACTTGAGCCACCCAATTTTCGCAATTCTTCCAGGAGCAATCTATACAGTAATGGTTTTCATGATACATTCTTAGTAAAATTGGCATTCCTTTAGAGCATAAATCAACTCCTTCACATATCTTTCATATTTACTGTTCGGCTTTTTAAGACTTGTATACTATATATActtatataagaaaaaaaaagaaaaaaacactaagaagtggcccgaactgtatgtaacaaggtggagaaatggtgctgagtccacaccattttgcggggaaaacaaagccaaaaagttccaaaaattaaaattaaagtcaatattaattttatacTTACATATATATACTACTATAAATAAAAGTGAATCTAACGTAGCCCAAAATACTACTATATATATACTTTTTAAGAAACTTTGACTGATCTCTCTTGACTTTAGGTCCCATTTGTCTTGTCGGTGTGCCTTTAAAGTAACTTAGTGCTATTGATTGTTAAATGATTTCCTGTTAGATACAAGGTTTTAGATGTTAAATGTATTTGTTCGCCTGAAATTTGACGTAAATTGtaggaaaattaaagttttgtacGTTTTTAGCCtggtttttaatgttttgtaactcaattttttttttaaaaaacttttgggAGGCTCATGTAAGCCTATAGTAGGCTTACATGTgcctttaaattaaaaacaataggGTGGCTCATGTTACCCCACCTTGCAGGTAACATGAgccacctcaattttttttaaaaaaaaaatacccagtttgctggaaaattttttcaatgggCTATTCTTACTCTTCTATGTGGGACTGATCTACAACAAAAATtgattgcatgaaaaaaaaaatttactgcaaaaatgcaaagCCTCAAAGTAAAAAACCGGCTCATGTTAGACCAACTGACGGTATATATTTCTACAccattgcaataaatttcagTGAGTGGAACCCCTTCAATTATTAAATAGGCAACACTCACAACGCTCCGGTATGGTAGCAATAACATTTGCTGCGCGCCTATCCTACTCCTGTCCTGTCTATTTGCATTAGGTACCTAAGGAAAGTCAAAAAAATATCAGGCCGggaaattaattatttcttttcaaggggaaaaaaaatactaaaaaaattctGGTAAGTAGGTACTTAAACAAGTGGACTCAAGACAATTCAAGAGTGAACACAACCGCTAGGTACACTTTCAATTTAAACTTCGACGGAAGTTTGTCAAGGAGGAAAGATTGGGCATGAttttaaaaccacttttaaTATAGCCAGCAAAATATTAAGTAAAGTAAAATTaattgtaggaaaaaaaaaaaaaaaaaaaaaaaaaaaaaaaaaaattattaaattttaactaAGAATTTTGTACTAAACAGCACAAATAAATAGCTCATTTTATCTGGTCATACCTACTTAGGTATTCTTCATTGTCTAAGTATTTTCAAGTTATAATCATTATTttaacttcagagattcataatgacagctgaaaaaaaaaatcactcctGCCTAAATGGTACGTGGGTGTCGTATTATGCAGATGAGGGTATATTAAGTACGTACCTAGGTGTGTTGTTCAAATGAAACTTTGACAACAAAGTTAGTGCCATAACCagaggtgcagaaagttcttttGAGTCAAAATTAGACATAATTAATCTCACTTAATCTCAGCCGGAAACCATCCGAATAGTCCAGAATCGCCAAGAGAACGTGTTGAGCGAAAAAATGGCCAAATTAAGTAAACAAATTTTCTGTCCTTCATCTTAATTTTAGCCAGAAGAGGAAAAGAACTTTctcatcaaaaaatttccttaCAAGCTTACGGATTTCATCACGCCGCAAGTAAGCCACAGCTCACAAGCTCCGGCATTTACTACACCTTTGCTTTTAGCAATAAATTGAAGGGCTTAAGCCTGGTTTTTGGTGCAGTGAGTATTTGCTAGTTCAAGAAATAAGTATGTTTtgcaagtttcaaaattacatagagatggatccttatggtggagaaagatcaaactcactttttgatgcttaaaaattggactttagTGGTGGATTTTTCCCAGAATATACTCTCGGTCTACCTCTAGTTGAATTcgttaataactcaatttttttaaagaaccgCACCTATCTCAAGTGTCTTCCAAGACCctcaattggatcgcatttagcaaaaaggaaccagctcggttacagtgttttcaaaatcgagcaatttctactttctttttgaaaatacagtatcaaaatttacacagttatttttctttaaaattaacaatgttTTCGGAAGGAAGCAAAAACCATTTGCTTTTCTGAGAGACCTTTTAGATCGTTATGAAGAAACAACACTGTAAtggcgctggttcctttttgctaaatgcgatatAATTATAACCTCCGCTAATGTTGCAAAAATGTTCTTGTAGCAACCACTTGAATTAACTTAAGGAAAACTATGGGCGACAAATAACTATACCTAAACAGTGATAAAATGAGAACAATACGAAAATAAtcgaattaatgaaaaatataattgaaaaatcTTAGGTGAAATCCATTTCTAATGTTAAATATAAGACAAGCATTTAGGGTAGGTAATTCGGTACATTTTGACAAAAAACCAAGATAGTGCAATACTAAGAATAAAGGATGGTATAGTTACAAATATtcgtagtaaaaaaaaaaggcaactaTTCAATTAGTGAATGAAAAACacgaaaatacaaaaaattatttgaaagttaCAGAAAAAAGTGGAGTTAACATAATACTAGAAGGGAGAAAATGTTACGAAAAAACTGAAGGATCAAGTAGATGGTATAAATAAGGAGTTgtatttcttttaaatattGAGCAGATATAGACAAATGATCACTATTTTGATAAGTAGAGGCAAGAGCCCATCTACTTGAAAGCCACAAACCACGGCACAGAAACAGAAAAGGTTCATTTATGTTTGATGGTTTGCTTCCTGTTTAATTTTAACTTTCCTTCTCATTATTTGTTGGAGTTTATCAAATTACTTGCACTCTGCATAAAGGCAGcaacaatttttgaagaaaaacagtgGTGCTTTGTGATCAATATAGCGGTGGCTGTAGACCTCGACCTTGCATTTTGAACAGGTCATCGACTGAATTAAACCGAAACGCATGTAATCTTTCATCAGATTGGTAACAAAAGAGGTAATTACAGAGGTGTTTAAAGTCAGTCAGGGTGACATCCCTGTACTGAATAAGATCTAAATCAAGACCTGGATCACGTCCTACTTTAACAGTGATCATGGCTGGACCTCTCCAACCTTGATAAGCTCCAGGACACACGGAGGTCATACGACGGAGACATTGATTGAATTCTGATCCATCATTCAGGAAATTATCGCGGGTATCAAAATGGATCATATCTGGCAGTTCCTTATCCATCAATGGGTCATGATAGATGGTTATGACCCTAGCATTTTCTTCAGGCGGTAAATTCAGAAATGGCTGCACATCAAGGACAGGTAGGTTGCTTCCCTCACGTCCACGTCTAACCCACACAAGTTGAGGTTTCTTATCATCTACTGGGAAGAAAATTCCTAAGAAATGCTTGTCAGTTGGTGAGGGTCGACTTGTTTTATCAAAGCTGGCATACGCTGAGCACAAAAGCTTGTGGGTCCGCCAGTCTGATCGCTGACAAGGGACAGAGCAGTAGTAAATGCTCTTGCATTGACCGCATGGCTTGGCATTTTCCTTGTAACAAACGATGCAAAGGCGATCAGTGTTTTCCATGATTACTTGAGAATGGAAAGCACTAAAAGAAAATGGTTAGAAAAATAGAGTTTATCACCTAATTTTCACTGGAGAGAGATACGAGCAGAATGTGGTCCAGAGCTCAAACAGTAATTGCACTAACTATCAACGATGaagttgaaactttgatttGATCAGCGAGGCACGAGGTCGGTCTTTCATGGGTTAGTTGCAAGGGTTAGTTGAGTCGACATGCGACAGCACaacagaaagtaaacaaaaaatttaaacctaGCAAGGCCACCTATGATTGGCTGATGGTTCCCGCCCTTCTCAGTGATTGGTCGGTGTATGTTAGAAAATTCTATCTCCATCTTAAagcatacacaaaaaaaaagtaaaatgaaaaggaagagaaaaggcATGTACGAAAAAGAGAAATGTACAAAATCAGATTGACTCTCGGAACTTTCCCTCTTAAACTGATTGAGTGATTGTCAgcacaaaaaattttttaacacaAAAACCAAATAATTGAGTTAATTTCCTTTtctaatttgaaaagaaaagaggacAGAGTGACATTCAACCAAGAGAGAAGCTTTTTGAGCAGAGTCCATTGATTTCACATGAGAATTATGAAAAACAAACCACAGAACCGTAagatttgacttaaaaaaattaaccacAACTAATTTACACATTCTCTTAAAAACATGTCATGCAAAATGCGGAGTTAACATATTTCCTAATGTACCTACTTAAAATGTTCTTTCAggtaaaaaagtacctataatTATATTGTATGATGATGATTACCTACATAGCCGATGGTGTGGAAAAAAGTACAACATTGTTATCGTTAGTTCGATAAAATtattacaaaagaaaaatttcatgagccgAACACAACCTTGAGAACCAAATACAGTAACTAAGGAGAAACAtacgtactgaaaaagtacagaaaCAATAGTCAGATCTTTTTTGGTCTTGAATCCTCAGTACTTTTTCTAACTTgcccattttcagacaaaatgcatttttcctgATATCCAAGTTACTGAACTCTTTTAACATAGGAACAAATTTAGATttggaaaacttgaaaatatctCATGCATCTCAGGGacaatttcatgtaaaaaaaatgactaaAGGAAGAGTACTCAGCTGAGGGCCTTAAAGTGCGTTCCTCATTGGCAGATGAATTATGAAATGTCATAGGGACTGGGCACATCTTTACAATTACGTTCACTCAAAAAATTACCCCATTGATAGAGGAATTTCGATTTATTTATcattgataaaacatgtttctTGCTGGGCTCATTCTCCGGGCCACTTCCTCCTAGAGAATCCTCAAACGCAGGCTGTAAAAATTCACGGCAATAGTGACATAGTGCTTCAACATGCAATGGTAGCAGAGGTTTTTTATCTTGACGAATTACAAAAACACTTCCAACTTGGGTTCGCCAGTGCAAAGGAGCCCATCCCCACCATTCCGATTTTGGATCACAGCACATGTGTAGGAACGTTGCATTTGAATTGCCATACGCAGACGGGTCTGCTTCCCACTTAGGATCTGGAGAGTACTTCCTTACAAAGATAGGCAGACCCATGCGCTCTGCGATGCTAGAGGTGTCTTGATCAGAAAATAAGATATCCGGCGATACTTCCACAGCCTCAAAAGGTGGTCTCTTACACAGTTCTCGATCACCATCACAGTTGATTCTGACACCTTTCACAAGAGATACCTGTGTGCCATATCTGTATGATATGAAGTAGTCAGTGATGTGTTTGAAATCAGCCATGGTGAGGTCTCGAATCACCCTGGGATCCATGGCATGTCCTACCATCCCATATGCTACGATCGGGCCTAGCCACTGAGTGTATGCTCCAGGCCTTAGGGCAGTAATGCTTGCAATGCATTTATTAGGTTCAGACCCGTCAAACAGAAATTCATCGCGATAGCAGATATAAATTGAATCGGTTAGTTGTCTATTGACCACTGGATTAAACTGAATAGGGGATCGTCCAATTGGTGTATTACCTCCAAGTAATGACTTAACATCTGGAGTATAAAACTCGCCTTTCTTAACCCAAACACCTTTAGGTTCACTGTCATTAACTGGAAAAAGAATAGCAAGAAAATGCTTTTGGGAAGGGCGCTTTGTAGCTTTGAAGTTGGAGTATTCTTTGCAGAAAAGCTTGTGAGCCCGCCACTCTTTCACCTGACAAGCCCTGGAGCAGTAGGATACACCTTGGCATTGACCACAAAGCTTTGAGTTTCCTTTCTGACACACGATGCAAATAGCATTTCCGCTAGCCATTGTGGAAAGAACTTGAGGGAAAAACTTAGACACAGGAaccaattttaaattgaataaagCTTTAGGTACATACCCGGTGTGTGACGGTACCGCACAACGAGGTTAGTCTGAAATACGGTCCGAGTGAAAAGCCAGCGCATAGGATTGGATCACGAAGGATTTGCACGTGTAAACGTGATGAGATCATCAAAGATTAGTCACAGGAAAAGTGCACAATGTACTATTTTCGTTCAACCACAGCTGCAACCGCACCACAGATCTTGCTAATCTTGCAATCACGCAACTGATAACAATGATAAGATAAGAAAACAGAACGtgtaaacaaaacaaagaaaCGTTGTTGGATGTTGCCGGTGTTACCGAGGCAGACGAAGTGAAGCGCGGGTCATTTAAATGCAGTGTGGCGtgaaatgtaagaaaaaaatgaaacattggaaatttcagtgaaatatttcatgaaatttcacaaggctgtaaaatatttcatatttttctgggGCTAGAGTATGAaatccgcactcaaacacacaaaactaaaggaaagtcacaatttttacattttgcgaaacatgaaaatgaacggatatttttcataactttctgaaatttcgtgaaatattccacgtgaaattttaaggttttatttttcatgaaattttattaccctcacggaaagaaattaaatgttgagatagcatttatactgttaaaaagatgttcgacaagtttcaaatgctgattttacattttaacaaatgctaacgtaactacgcccactgcaaaacgtacaaattaaaatgttatgttagcatttttgtattgtaaaatcagcatttgaaacttgtcggacatctttttaacagtataaatgctaaatcaacatttaatttttttccgtgctgtTTAAATGACCGGCAGTATGGTCGCAAGTACAGAggagaattggactgcattttgcaatttggacctataaattccggcccggtttaaaaacaacgtatgtgccattagtttccctatgcacataagtgttttttcagatgagccagaatttataggtccaaattgcaaaatgcagtccaatttcatGAGCAccgccgcccgcggcgcactgtggtccaaaactcaaaaataggaagaaataagtcggataatgacagAGAGACCACGTAAAGGTGCGTAACTGATGTATTTTGAGGTGcgaatttcgaatttgatgtcaaattgcttACATTTTAACATCCTGACCTCTTAATTATGGGCAAGTTTATAGCACGCTACGGCTCGGCGCGATGATGCCAGctcggaacgcgcactggcgcctacaaacctaaagggaccTGTCagtacttcaagcattgcgcattgcgtgaagtagccccttaggtttgcaggcgtctgagcgcgttttgcgctggccgcacgtcgcggctctcccggcgggagggtggtgaacgatttcttgcggggagagctccctgccggagaaactcgtgtatcgtgtaattttttttcttgtttttttttttaattttcgacttttaaaatcaCACAATGGTCGTATGAAGTAATTAGCGAACTCTCAACGCCAGATGAAGTGTAGGTAATAATGAAAAgcgggtcgtgcgccatgcgcgctgcggatGGCGAGGCGCgcgcggctcatgaaattcttccCTGTGCTCTGTCAGTCTCAAGCACCCATTTTCAATTCTTTAGATTTAATCCCCGCACCACGTGTTTTCGAGCAGCAGTTTCCGGAACTAATAATTGAAGCGAGCAGTGGAAGAACTGCGATGGCGccctatttttgtttttctccttggACATATTTTTGGGTCTTCCAAAATTTGCTGCTCAGGTCGCGGCCGtcggagtaggtatgtgatgtCGTATCaagcgaaaatgaaggaaaatcttagcctTTCACCTGTCTCGAATTactggattgcgttttgcaaaagggaactatgagcattccaattttgctaggattgtgcaacataTACATTCTCTttattctttgcaataaaattactgaaataattaatgaaaaagaTCAAATCAATCAAAAATAAATCACGCAAGGAGCATTGCTTGCAGGAGGGTCTTGCTAGTttaaatatgtatatttttgtaATACTGTTTTGtaataatgaatgaataaataaataaataggtaattttcgtcttgaatacATGGTGAAGATAAAACTGCTTGTGTAGATGATTAGTTTATATTAGCAGGGTAAAGAAAGTTTCACAATCTAAGCGACAttgtaatgctcctggttcctttccccattggcg
This window contains:
- the LOC109036867 gene encoding uncharacterized protein; translation: MISSRLHVQILRDPILCAGFSLGPYFRLTSLCGTVTHRENAKPCGQCKSIYYCSVPCQRSDWRTHKLLCSAYASFDKTSRPSPTDKHFLGIFFPVDDKKPQLVWVRRGREGSNLPVLDVQPFLNLPPEENARVITIYHDPLMDKELPDMIHFDTRDNFLNDGSEFNQCLRRMTSVCPGAYQGWRGPAMITVKVGRDPGLDLDLIQYRDVTLTDFKHLCNYLFCYQSDERLHAFRFNSVDDLFKMQGRGLQPPLY